One region of Wyeomyia smithii strain HCP4-BCI-WySm-NY-G18 chromosome 3, ASM2978416v1, whole genome shotgun sequence genomic DNA includes:
- the LOC129727407 gene encoding histone H4 — protein sequence MTGRGKGGKGLGKGGAKRHRKVLRDNIQGITKPAIRRLARRGGVKRISGLIYEETRGVLKVFLENVIRDAVTYTEHAKRKTVTAMDVVYALKRQGRTLYGFGG from the coding sequence ATGACTGGTCGCGGTAAAGGAGGAAAAGGACTTGGAAAAGGAGGCGCTAAGCGTCATCGCAAGGTTCTTCGTGATAACATCCAGGGTATCACTAAACCCGCCATTCGTCGTCTGGCACGCCGTGGAGGAGTGAAACGTATCTCCGGTTTGATCTACGAGGAAACCCGAGGTGTGCTGAAGGTTTTCCTGGAAAACGTGATCCGTGACGCTGTCACTTATACCGAACACGCAAAACGAAAGACCGTCACCGCCATGGATGTCGTCTATGCGCTGAAACGGCAGGGACGCACTCTGTACGGTTTCGGAGGTTAA
- the LOC129727405 gene encoding histone H3 — translation MARTKQTARKSTGGKAPRKQLATKAARKSAPATGGVKKPHRYRPGTVALREIRRYQKSTELLIRKLPFQRLVREIAQDFKTDLRFQSSAVMALQEASEAYLVGLFEDTNLCAIHAKRVTIMPKDIQLARRIRGERA, via the coding sequence ATGGCCCGTACCAAGCAGACCGCTCGTAAATCCACCGGAGGAAAGGCTCCTCGTAAACAGTTGGCCACAAAGGCAGCTCGTAAAAGTGCcccagctaccggaggagtgaagAAGCCTCATCGTTATCGTCCAGGAACGGTCGCTCTGCGTGAAATCCGTCGTTACCAAAAATCGACCGAACTTCTGATCCGCAAACTTCCGTTCCAACGTCTGGTTCGTGAAATTGCTCAGGATTTCAAGACCGATTTGCGTTTCCAGAGCTCTGCCGTTATGGCTCTGCAGGAAGCAAGCGAAGCCTATCTGGTTGGTCTCTTTGAAGATACCAATCTGTGTGCCATCCACGCCAAGCGTGTGACCATCATGCCAAAGGACATCCAATTGGCTCGCCGCATTCGTGGTGAACGTGCTTAA
- the LOC129727406 gene encoding histone H2B: MPPKTSGKAAKKSGKAQKNITKGDKKKKKPRRKESYAIYIYKVLKQVHPDTGISSKAMSIMNSFVNDIFERIAAEASRLAHYNKRSTITSREVQTSVRLLLPGELAKHAVSEGTKAVTKYTSSK, encoded by the coding sequence ATGCCACCAAAAACCAGTGGAAAGGCCGCCAAGAAATCTGGCAAAGCCCAGAAAAACATCACGAAGGGCgacaagaaaaagaagaagccacgTCGTAAGGAGAGCTACGCCATTTACATCTACAAGGTCCTGAAGCAAGTTCACCCAGACACCGGAATCTCTTCCAAGGCCATGAGCATCATGAACAGCTTTGTTAACGATATTTTCGAGCGCATTGCTGCTGAAGCTTCCCGTTTGGCTCACTACAACAAGCGTTCTACGATTACTTCTCGCGAGGTTCAGACCTCTGTCCGTCTGTTGTTGCCAGGAGAATTGGCCAAACACGCCGTCTCTGAGGGAACCAAGGCTGTCACCAAGTACACCAGCTCCAAGTAA
- the LOC129729764 gene encoding histone H1B-like — MADTATAAAVAPVAASPAKAPKKAKASKGDAKKPKKPATHPPVNDMVLTALKTLKERNGSSLQAIKKYIAANYKCDVAKLAPFLKKALKSGVEKGTLVQTKGSGASGSFKVKADAKKPAGEKKAKKPKKETKAKKPDGEKKVAKKPKATAAKKTGEKKAKAAPAKAAKKAAGVKKAAAPKQKATKPSKTAAKKPKTPKPKKAAVPAKKAAPKKAAAKK, encoded by the coding sequence ATGGCTGATActgcaactgctgctgctgttgctccGGTCGCTGCCTCACCGGCAAAGGCACCAAAAAAGGCCAAGGCGTCTAAGGGAGACGCCAAAAAACCAAAGAAGCCAGCAACTCACCCTCCAGTGAACGACATGGTTTTGACCGCCCTCAAGACCCTCAAGGAACGCAACGGATCCTCGCTGCAGGCCATCAAGAAGTATATCGCCGCTAATTACAAATGCGATGTTGCCAAGTTGGCTCCGTTCTTGAAGAAGGCTCTGAAATCGGGTGTCGAGAAGGGTACGCTAGTCCAGACTAAGGGATCTGGTGCGTCCGGTTCTTTCAAGGTTAAAGCCGATGCAAAGAAACCAGCTGGAGAGAAGAAGGCTAAGAAACCTAAGAAGGAAACCAAAGCTAAGAAACCTGATGGTGAGAAGAAGGTTGCCAAGAAACCAAAAGCCACCGCTGCCAAGAAAACCGGTGAGAAGAAGGCCAAGGCAGCTCCTGCTAAAGCGGCCAAGAAGGCTGCTGGGGTGAAAAAAGCTGCTGCTCCTAAACAGAAAGCCACAAAACCATCGAAGACCGCGGCCAAGAAACCGAAAACCCCGAAACCGAAG
- the LOC129727408 gene encoding histone H2A — protein sequence MSGRGKGGKVKGKAKSRSSRAGLQFPVGRIHRLLRKGNYAERVGAGAPVYLAAVMEYLAAEVLELAGNAARDNKKTRIIPRHLQLAIRNDEELNKLLSGVTIAQGGVLPNIQAVLLPKKTEKKA from the coding sequence ATGTCTGGACGCGGTAAAGGAGGTAAAGTTAAGGGAAAGGCAAAGTCTCGTTCGTCTCGTGCTGGTCTCCAGTTCCCGGTAGGCCGTATTCACCGTCTGCTGCGGAAGGGAAACTATGCCGAACGTGTCGGTGCTGGTGCCCCCGTATATCTGGCAGCTGTGATGGAATATCTGGCTGCTGAAGTGTTGGAATTGGCAGGAAATGCAGCCCGTGACAACAAGAAGACCAGAATCATTCCGCGTCATCTTCAATTGGCCATCCGTAACGATGAGGAGTTGAACAAACTTCTGTCCGGTGTCACTATTGCCCAGGGAGGTGTTCTGCCGAACATTCAAGCCGTTCTGTTGCCCAAGAAAACCGAGAAGAAGGCTTAA